The following are encoded together in the Glycine soja cultivar W05 chromosome 5, ASM419377v2, whole genome shotgun sequence genome:
- the LOC114413233 gene encoding uncharacterized protein LOC114413233 isoform X1 → MAFEDFDPIFSKPKVKWDSESCSSSCPFFLHAYAPDSSHLVIHVTNIYDAWETRLSLSMLEDIRDIVGIGGSWSDFADYFLTSLKSQDLKLVLEPDSNSDGVSHVKLVAQKSKGMPLITIPLTKLMDSAAMEVKLNFCSSLFEAFEIKSTECSLEKVSEREHSARTNMLAAEKERNEAIQLEQRQKFQKISNSENGVSTDGLQNSPDKQAARDTGATKVKNRKVPAYRRTRIRGALLHDSDE, encoded by the exons ATGGCGTTTGAAGACTTTGATCCTATCTTCAGTAAACCCAAAGTGAAGTGGGATTCTGAAAGTTGTTCTTCCTCGTGTCCCTTTTTCCTTCATGCCTATGCCCCTGATTCTTCTCACCTTGTAATTCATGTCACCAATATCTACGATGCCTGGGAAACTCGTCTTTCGCTCTCCATGCTTGAGGACATT AGGGATATTGTTGGTATAGGGGGCTCTTGGTCAGACTTTGCCGATTATTTTCTAACATCCCTCAAGTCACAAGATCTTAAGCTGGTTCTAGAGCCAGATTCAAATTCTGATG GTGTTAGTCATGTGAAATTAGTagctcagaaatcaaaagggaTGCCTTTGATCACCATTCCTCTCACCAAACTTATGGACTCCGCTGCTATGGAGGTTAAGTTAAATTTTTGTTCGAGCCTCTTTGAGGCATTTGAAATCAAAAGCACAGAGTGTTCTCTTGAAAAAG TTTCAGAGCGAGAGCACTCTGCTCGGACAAACATGTTAGCAGCTGAAAAG GAAAGAAATGAAGCCATACAACTGGAACAGCGACAAAAGTTTCAAAAGATTAGCAACTCAGAGAATGGCGTTTCTACTGATGGATTGCAAAACTCTCCAG ATAAGCAAGCAGCTCGGGATACAGGTGCTACAAAAGTCAAGAATCGTAAGGTGCCAGCTTATCGCAG GACTAGAATAAGAGGGGCCCTCTTACATGATAGTGATGAATGA
- the LOC114413233 gene encoding uncharacterized protein LOC114413233 isoform X2, giving the protein MAFEDFDPIFSKPKVKWDSESCSSSCPFFLHAYAPDSSHLVIHVTNIYDAWETRLSLSMLEDIRDIVGIGGSWSDFADYFLTSLKSQDLKLVLEPDSNSDGVSHVKLVAQKSKGMPLITIPLTKLMDSAAMEVKLNFCSSLFEAFEIKSTECSLEKEREHSARTNMLAAEKERNEAIQLEQRQKFQKISNSENGVSTDGLQNSPDKQAARDTGATKVKNRKVPAYRRTRIRGALLHDSDE; this is encoded by the exons ATGGCGTTTGAAGACTTTGATCCTATCTTCAGTAAACCCAAAGTGAAGTGGGATTCTGAAAGTTGTTCTTCCTCGTGTCCCTTTTTCCTTCATGCCTATGCCCCTGATTCTTCTCACCTTGTAATTCATGTCACCAATATCTACGATGCCTGGGAAACTCGTCTTTCGCTCTCCATGCTTGAGGACATT AGGGATATTGTTGGTATAGGGGGCTCTTGGTCAGACTTTGCCGATTATTTTCTAACATCCCTCAAGTCACAAGATCTTAAGCTGGTTCTAGAGCCAGATTCAAATTCTGATG GTGTTAGTCATGTGAAATTAGTagctcagaaatcaaaagggaTGCCTTTGATCACCATTCCTCTCACCAAACTTATGGACTCCGCTGCTATGGAGGTTAAGTTAAATTTTTGTTCGAGCCTCTTTGAGGCATTTGAAATCAAAAGCACAGAGTGTTCTCTTGAAAAAG AGCGAGAGCACTCTGCTCGGACAAACATGTTAGCAGCTGAAAAG GAAAGAAATGAAGCCATACAACTGGAACAGCGACAAAAGTTTCAAAAGATTAGCAACTCAGAGAATGGCGTTTCTACTGATGGATTGCAAAACTCTCCAG ATAAGCAAGCAGCTCGGGATACAGGTGCTACAAAAGTCAAGAATCGTAAGGTGCCAGCTTATCGCAG GACTAGAATAAGAGGGGCCCTCTTACATGATAGTGATGAATGA